The following are encoded together in the Argopecten irradians isolate NY chromosome 5, Ai_NY, whole genome shotgun sequence genome:
- the LOC138323469 gene encoding uncharacterized protein — protein sequence MGSVYSNIFLPDSECLVVKDKIKSTDANWITTHAIATDLSIAETERLWYRFRQLGCNKDGIITESIVQTVRHDAFVKGILKMFLSSKKKLTFENFLRGMKWCEAGDTETKLIAIFNLLGSAKNITRANFIKILELVYSNPEDKKAIPGIADVVFNQMDSDKNGNFSEREFVEGIRRAIPEEVLQQVLEFEVLPNYMRERLYEDLPEFQMDVALASGESSAAPSPSPSTFIGGLSTGRATPSDRTIKNLADKIHTKDLERLSNKLGLTKEDYDELKSKSRDNKHLATLILMKYRERSGGQTNSRDLERALREAGMMEASQLLAP from the exons ATGGGTTCCGTATACAGTAACATATTTCTCCCTGATTCAGAATGCCTGGTTGTGAAAGACAAAATCAAATCTACAGACGCTAACTGGATAACAACACATGCAATAGCAACAGATC TGAGCATAGCAGAGACTGAGAGACTGTGGTACAGGTTTCGTCAGCTGGGTTGTAACAAGGATGGGATAATTACCGAAAGCATTGTACAGACTGTCAGACATGATGCCTTTGTCAAGGGG ATCCTAAAGATGTTCCTGTCCAGTAAGAAGAAGTTGACATTTGAGAACTTTCTACGGGGAATGAAGTGGTGTGAAGCTGGAGATACAGAAACCAAGCTGATAG CTATCTTCAACCTTTTGGGTAGTGCAAAGAATATAACACGGGCAAATTTTATCAAGATATTGGAACTGGTATATTCTAACCCAGAAGATAAAAAg GCAATACCTGGAATTGCAGACGTCGTTTTCAATCAAATGGATTCGGACAAAAACG GTAACTTTAGTGAAAGAGAATTCGTTGAGGGAATAAGGAGAGCAATACCTGAGGAAGTGCTCCAGCAAGTTCTAGAGTTCGAAGTTCTGCCAAATTATATGAGAGAACGTCTCTACGAAGACTTACCTGAA TTCCAGATGGACGTTGCCTTGGCCAGTGGAGAATCCAGTGCTGCACCTTCCCCGTCCCCAAGCACATTTATTGGTGGTCTGTCGACGGGACGAGCTACCCCCTCAGATCGTACAATCAAAAACCTTGCAGACAAGATACACACCAAGGACCTAGAAAGGCTGAGTAACAAACTAGGTCTCACCAAGGAAGATTATGATGAGTTGAAGAGTAAATCCCGGGACAACAAACACCTG GCAACACTGATCTTGATGAAATATAGAGAGAGATCCGGAGGTCAGACAAACAGTAGAGACTTGGAAAGGGCGCTTAGAGAGGCAGGCATGATGGAAGCGTCTCAACTTTTGGCACCCTGA